A genome region from Anastrepha ludens isolate Willacy chromosome 3, idAnaLude1.1, whole genome shotgun sequence includes the following:
- the LOC128858638 gene encoding vitellogenin-1-like yields the protein MNPLKIFCFVALLVAAASASPKRGNNRNNAASNSLNPTDWLSVSELQSMQTVEDLALQKLENLSVEEGQQEIQKHYHLSQINHALQPSFVPSPSNVPVVLMKPNGQPERTNLNNLAEAAKQQRNFGNQEVTIFITGLPQTSPAVAKANKKLVQAYMQRYYGQQQPIDINSKEYDYGSISGNKISSSSEEDNDSSKNPRPTRGDLVIINLGATLTDMKRYALLDVDETGKMIGKVIVQLINEVGVPQEIIHIVAQGIAAQVAGPAAREYKRLTGQQIRRITALDPSKIYAKNSEMITGLARGDADFVDAIHTSTCGMGTHERVGDVDFYVNGPGSIAPGANNVVEASMRATRYFAETVRPGNESNFPALAANSLSQYENNEGTGNRAYMGIATNFDLEGDYVLKANTKSPFGKRSPAEQQYTYHRQHNSWKNGNPMNMN from the exons ATGAACCCGCTCAAGATTTTCTGTTTCGTGGCTTTACTCGTTGCTGCCGCTAGTGCTTCACCCAAACGTGGCAACAACAGGAATAATGCCGCCTCGAACAGTTTGAATCCTACAGATTGGTTGTCGGTTTCCGAGCTCCAGTCAATGCAAACAGTCGAGGATTTAGCTTTGCAAAAGTTGGAGAACTTGTCCGTGGAGGAAGGCCAACAGGAAATTCAGAAACATT ATCACCTATCTCAAATCAACCATGCTCTGCAGCCATCATTTGTTCCAAGTCCCAGTAATGTGCCCGTAGTTTTGATGAAACCCAATGGTCAACCTGAGCGCACCAATCTCAATAACTTGGCTGAAGCCGCAAAACAACAGCGCAACTTTGGCAATCAGGAGGTTACCATTTTCATCACTGGCTTGCCACAAACCAGCCCTGCAGTCGCAAAGGCCAACAAGAAATTAGTTCAGGCGTACATGCAACGTTATTATGGTCAACAACAACCAATCGACATCAACAGCAAGGAATATGATTATGGCAGCATTAGTGGTAACAAAATTTCCTCTTCCAGCGAAGAAGACAATGATTCAAGCAAGAATCCAAGACCCACTCGAGGAGACCTTGTC ATCATCAACTTAGGCGCCACATTGACCGACATGAAACGCTATGCCCTCCTCGATGTAGACGAAACCGGTAAAATGATTGGCAAAGTTATTGTTCAATTGATCAACGAAGTTGGTGTGCCCCAAGAAATCATCCACATTGTTGCCCAGGGTATTGCTGCTCAGGTTGCCGGACCGGCCGCACGTGAATACAAACGTTTGACTGGTCAACAAATCCGTCGTATCACAGCGTTGGATCCCTCTAAGATTTACGCCAAGAACAGTGAAATGATAACTGGCTTAGCCCGTGGAGATGCCGATTTCGTCGATGCCATCCATACCTCGACTTGTGGAATGGGAACACATGAACGCGTCGGTGATGTTGACTTCTACGTTAATGGTCCCGGATCAATTGCCCCTGGCGCTAACAATGTTGTTGAAGCATCTATGCGTGCTACACGTTACTTCGCCGAGACGGTGCGCCCAGGAAATGAGAGCAACTTCCCCGCTCTCGCCGCCAACTCTTTGAGCCAATACGAAAATAACGAAGGCACTGGAAATCGCGCCTACATGGGTATTGCCACCAATTTCGATTTGGAAGGTGACTATGTTCTGAAGGCTAACACCAAGAGCCCATTCGGCAAGCGGTCTCCCGCCGAACAACAATACACTTACCACCGTCAACACAACTCATGGAAAAACGGCAACCCTATGAACATGAATTAA